In a genomic window of Anoplopoma fimbria isolate UVic2021 breed Golden Eagle Sablefish chromosome 6, Afim_UVic_2022, whole genome shotgun sequence:
- the wdr27 gene encoding WD repeat-containing protein 27, with translation MVIEKLSLTCDGLLSHLQLACCHWYCGIPLHGKEMLIYSNVHIEQKPLLLTGHHGEISAMTFGTRSSPVLLCSASADYIIVWDIELCQKRTQEGKAAAGTVIGTLLGEVVHLSFCFSDERVAACSGATVYILSSKRHKVISTLTCHLGPLTSAEFCPWNKDILVTTSEDRTFKVWDLKAEAVCYQSFVLSASPLLSVLLLEENRHIITGSTDGQLWCFSLPDDHKCHLVTKMDLHKMEKRHQTHQGTVSDQAGFTEQSAVDEVETSKPVLRMALCKSFTDTSSEHIKDNSWLCIGSSDGLYVVDLATSELLTALCFKDYPNLSVTTAGSWSISPGRDNSMVFLVSSLFTPCVVLLELRLCDLRRTWACGEGFSVFPSSPPLLESPLNAELKKKEPEHPKKKGAIKEQPLVFHSKVKSSGYTSAPRNIMFSPKTNSQKNRSSKKPNKNIGLLLRDYPADIAAPTIPRIQLSVVNKPVHCLEYSGEGKQILCGLGDSTVLLYKTSLAGNPTVYTGHDKPVSSVSWSLNRQWWLSASEDQSLRIWTHGSPEPAIIMGDSMFSKPIRGAQFYYLDKFLLLASGPSLYLYLYNVDITRDNIKRYQQRSVVKLAKCFTTTSATDITTFSAINDFFSHIVLVCGSDRSLQVFDMNTGTVASTLPDAHSRAVHCITQNKGSMFSTKAPDSCNLFLTSAVTDGVKIWDLRTMRCVRRYENHLNRCHPCSSAISPCGRFIASGSEDNCAYVYDIRSSSYLHKLQKHSDTVLSVTFNPATPELLTGTLDGKLRLFQSSSGARLFHDTSTAVHSVPNMTG, from the exons ATGGTGATTGAAAAGCTCAGTTTAACTTGTGATGGGCTTCTTTCGCACCTACAACTCGCATGTTGTCACTGGTATTGTGGTATCCCACTGCATGGCAAGGAGATGCTGATTTACAGTAATGTGCACATAGAGCAGAAG CCTCTGCTGCTAACTGGCCACCATGGAGAGATCAGTGCCATGACCTTTGGGACACGAAGCAGTCCtgttctcctctgctctgcctcTGCTGACTATATCATTGTCTGGGATATTGAACTGTGCCAGAAGAGAACACAGGAGG GTAAAGCAGCAGCTGGAACAGTTATTGGGACTTTACTGGGTGAAGTGGTCCATCTTTCATTCTGTTTCTCTGATGAACGAGTGGCAGCATGCTCAGGAGCAACTGTGTATATTCTCAGCTCAAAG AGACATAAAGTGATCTCCACTTTGACCTGCCACCTCGGACCTTTAACGTCAGCAGAGTTCTGTCCCTGGAACAAAGACATTCTTGTCACCACATCAGAGGACCGCACTTTTAAA GTGTGGGATTTAAAAGCTGAAGCTGTTTGCTACCAGTCTTTTGTGCTTTCAG CCTCTCCACTGCTCAGTGTGTTGCTGTTGGAGGAGAACAGGCACATCATCACTGGCTCAACTGACGGACAG CTGTGGTGCTTTTCACTCCCTGATGACCACAAGTGTCACCTGGTGACCAAAATGGACCTTCACAAGATGGAAAAAAGACATCAAACGCACCAAGGGACTGTGAGCGACCAAGCAG GGTTCACAGAACAATCAGCTGTAGATGAAGTGGAGACTTCAAAACCTGTCCTCAGAATGGCTCTATGTAAATCATTCACTGACACCAGTAGTGAGCATATAAA GGACAACAGCTGGTTATGTATTGGAAGCTCTGATGGCCTGTATGTGGTTGATCTGGCTACCTCAGAACTCCTAACAGCACTATGTTTCAAAG ACTACCCCAACTTGAGCGTCACAACGGCTGGGTCGTGGTCAATCTCTCCAGGCCGGGATAACTCT ATGGTGTTTTTAGTGAGCTCTTTGTTTACTCCATGTGTGGTCCTGTTGGAGTTACGTCTCTGTGACCTCAGGAGGACCTGGGCTTGCGGTGAAGGCTTTTCGGTATTCCCCAG ttctcCTCCACTGCTTGAATCTCCTCTGAATGCCGAGTTAAAGAAGAAGGAGCCTGAGCATCCTAAAAAGAAAG gaGCAATAAAGGAGCAGCCTCTGGTTTTCCATTCGAAAGTGAAGTCATCTGGATACACCAGTGCCCCAAG aaatattatgttttcaCCTAAAACAAATAGCCAGAAGAATCGCTCCTCTAAAAAGCCTAACAAAAATAT AGGTCTACTCCTCAGAGATTATCCAGCAGACATTGCAGCACCTACTATTCCACGCATTCAACTAAGCGTTGTCAATAAGCCAGTCCACTGCCTTGAGTATTCAG GTGAGGGAAAACAAATACTGTGTGGTCTTGGCGACAGCACTGTGTTATTGTACAAGACCTCCCTTGCTGGCAATCCAACTGTCTACACAG GGCATGACAAGCCAGTGAGCAGTGTGAGCTGGAGCCTCAACAGACAGTGGTGGTTGAGTGCGTCAGAAGACCAGTCACTGCGAATCTGGACCCATGGCAGCCCAGAGCCAGCAATTATCATG GGCGACAGTATGTTCTCCAAACCCATTAGAGGTGCTCAGTTTTATTACCTCGACAAGTTTCTGCTTCTGGCATCTGGACCCTCTCTCTACTTGTACCTGTATAATGTGGACATCACACGAGACAACATTAAAAG aTATCAGCAACGGAGTGTTGTCAAATTGGCGAAGTGCTTTACGACGACATCAGCAACAGACATCACTACGTTCTCTGCAATCAATGATTTCTTCTCTC ACATCGTTCTTGTGTGTGGTTCAGATCGGTCCCTTCAGGTATTTGACATGAACACGGGTACAGTTGCCTCCACGCTGCCTGATGCCCACAGCAGAGCCGTCCACTGTATTACACAGAACAAG gGCTCCATGTTCAGCACAAAAGCGCCGGATTCATGCAACCTTTTCCTCACAAGTGCAGTCACGGATGGTGTGAAGATTTGGGACCTCCGTACAATGAG GTGTGTACGGCGTTATGAGAACCATCTAAATCGCTGCCATCCCTGTTCTTCAGCCATTTCACCATGTGGCCGGTTCATTGCCTCAGGCTCTGAGGATAACTGT